The genome window TTTTCTGTTTCTTTTCATCTCTTCATACCAGAGGGCAAATTTTAGCCCGAACACCATTGGTTCTGCATGAACACCATGGGTTCTTCCCATCATAACTGTCTTCTTATATTTAAATGCATTTTCCATAAGAACCGGCAGCAGTGCATCTATATCCTGAATAAGAATATCAATTGCTTCTCTCATTAGTAGTCCAAGGGCAGTATCTATAACATCTGAGGATGTAACACCCAGATGGATATATCTACCGTTTTCTCCAACCTGTTCTGCTATTGCTGTTACAAAAGCCAGAACATCATGGTTGTAAATCTTATCAAGCTGGTGAATTCTTTCAACAACGCTTTCATCAATGTATGTTTTTTCTTCTATTTCTCTCAGGGCATCATCTGGAATTTTTCCAAGTTTATTCCACGCTCTACAAATGGCAATCTCAACATCAAGCCATTTTTGAAATTTGTTAACCTCACTCCATACATTTCCCATTCTTTCAAGGGTGTATCTTTTTATCATCTGCTACTCCTCAAAAATATTTTTGAAAACTATTATATCAGCTTGCTGGTATAATCATTTTTATGAGTAGCTCTGATATCGGGAAAATAGCAGAAGAAAAAGCTGTAAATTTTTTGAAGCAAAAAGGTTATACCATTCTGGACAGAAATTTTAGAACCAGATATGGTGAAATTGATATTATAGCCAACAAAGATAAAACCCTTGTGTTTATAGAGGTTAGATTTAGAAGTGGCAGTTTTATCTCCCCTGAGGAAAGTATAGACCACCGAAAAATCCAGAGAATAATAAAAACTGCAAATGCTTATCTAATAAGAACGACAACCACTTATGAAAATATCCGATTTGATGTAATAGCCATTGACAAAAACCAGATAAGACATATAGAAAATGCCTTTGATATTATGTGAAAATATTTTATATTTTTGAAGTTAATACAAAATTTGAGAGGATATATGGATATAAAGGCTTATCTTAAGCAGCAGGCAGAATTTATCAATAAGAAGATACAGGAATATATCCCGTTGGGAACCCCTGAAAAACTTTTTGAAGCAATGGCTTACTCCCTGAATGCAGGAGGTAAAAG of Persephonella sp. IF05-L8 contains these proteins:
- a CDS encoding YraN family protein gives rise to the protein MSSSDIGKIAEEKAVNFLKQKGYTILDRNFRTRYGEIDIIANKDKTLVFIEVRFRSGSFISPEESIDHRKIQRIIKTANAYLIRTTTTYENIRFDVIAIDKNQIRHIENAFDIM